A window of the Lactuca sativa cultivar Salinas chromosome 7, Lsat_Salinas_v11, whole genome shotgun sequence genome harbors these coding sequences:
- the LOC111880733 gene encoding uncharacterized protein LOC111880733 isoform X2, with product MAPRGARGGGRSGSHIGGRDAGDRNASQSHNNAESHPSSSSVRGSNILEQVPSNPSKRKFIEVDSEKEFTDQISVIRAIACILKTMFDGPWTSWKKVDKEHRDAMWEHFKGLYVWPEAIDVLARKVCEDCMKKRFPDIMRRAREESLKLAKAANVNASLEGDLNLLKDYHPNWIKKEYWEKMINEVWTTSKWKRLSQSGKNNKNKLEDGSVSKHTGGSISIRQHKKRMQATLKRPPTGVELYARLHTKRSTQEYITPKAAKVKEAYERAMVAKFGDDTSCHPLLDNETWCDVSGGVKKGRIYGFGSVSDPVSFLEGTSSTITSQKVLYKNFLSYHCTYKVSYHGIVLTKFPIMVLYLQSFLSWHCTYKVSYHGIVL from the exons ATGGCGCCACGAGGAGCCCGTGGTGGTGGTCGTAGTGGTAGTCACATTGGTGGTCGTGATGCTGGAGATAGAAATGCATCTCAATCACACAATAATGCAGAAAgtcatccttcttcttcttcagttaGAGGATCAAACATCTTGGAACAAGTTCCAAGTAACCCATCAAAAAGGAAGTTCATTGAAGTCGATTCTGAAAAGGA ATTTACGGATCAGATTTCAGTGATCAGAGCCATCGCATGTATACTGAAGACGATGTTTGACGGCCCATGGACCTCATGGAAGAAGGTTGACAAAGAACATCGTGATGCAATGTGGGAACACTTCAAG GGTTTGTATGTCTGGCCCGAAGCGATTGATGTTCTTGCTCGCAAGGTATGCGAAGACTGTATGAAGAAACGATTTCCTGACATAATGCGAAGAGCACGTGAAGAATCTTTAAAACTTGCCAAAGCTGCAAATGTGAATGCCTCACTAGAAGGTGATTTAAATTTGCTAAAGGACTATCACCCAAATTGGATAAAAAAGGAGTATTGGGAAAAAATGATTAATGAAGTGTGGACCACATCCAAATGGAAACGTTTATCACAATCaggtaaaaataacaaaaataaattagAAGATGGCTCTGTTTCCAAACATACAGGGGGATCTATATCTATTCGTCAACATAAGAAAAGAATG CAAGCAACACTTAAACGCCCTCCTACAGGAGTTGAACTTTATGCAAGGTTGCACACTAAACGGTCTACTCAGGAGTACATTACACCAAAGGCAGCTAAAGTTAAG GAGGCTTATGAACGTGCTATGGTGGCTAAGTTTGGTGATGATACTAGTTGCCACCCCCTCTTGGATAATGAAACATGGTGTGATGTTTCCGGAGGAGTCAAGAAAGGAAGAATATATGGATTCGGATCTGTGTCTGATCCAGTGAGCTTTTTGGAAGGAACGTCTAGTACAATAACATCCCAAAAGGTACTTTATAAAAATTTCCTATCATATCATTGTACTTACAAAGTTTCCTATCATGGCATTGTACTTACAAAGTTTCCTATCATGGTATTGTACTTACAAAGTTTCCTATCATGGCATTGTACTTACAAAGTTTCCTATCATGGCATTGTACTTTAG